The following coding sequences are from one Paenibacillus stellifer window:
- a CDS encoding putative polysaccharide biosynthesis protein, with amino-acid sequence MSKKDSFVKGTIILAAAALVARVLGIFQRVPLEHLFNDVGDAAFSQANNVYLMLLTLATAGIPSTLSKMVSERYALNRPDEARQIYRAALIFGAVVGVIISVLLYITAPLFAKHAGVPESTLAIRAIAPALLLFPSIAMMRGYSQGRNNMMANGMSQIVEQIARVLTAILLAFVLFHQGYSNSVMAAGASFGSVFGSIGAFAIMLYAAIRLHREDKASGLYAAQGERLPLLRIYKDIFSLSIPIILSSMTIQAVYFIDSSLIVPLLSGQVGNAEATRLLGILGQKAQSIAGIPPVLAIALSTSLIPVISAAYARRDEEHLKRQITLAMRIAILTGTPIVLSLVVAAFSVNGLLFSTPSGSGMIALLTLGTIFQITMTTSNSILLGMGKSRISMFYVLAGIVVKLGASVLLSRFMGIYGIIIATALCFIVITALNLRLLRTIVPFQIMGKRWGGYLIAVLVSAAVGYGLNEAGIHLAGLLPDRVAYLIACLLTGASVVALYLVVLIIFGVLSAAELSSYPRPVRKLLNPLMKLQPARMREKE; translated from the coding sequence TTGTCGAAGAAGGACTCTTTTGTCAAAGGCACAATCATTCTCGCGGCCGCCGCTTTGGTGGCCCGGGTGCTCGGTATTTTTCAGCGGGTGCCGCTGGAGCATCTGTTCAACGATGTAGGGGATGCGGCGTTCTCCCAGGCCAACAATGTCTACCTGATGCTGCTGACGCTCGCTACGGCAGGCATTCCCAGTACCCTCAGCAAAATGGTCTCCGAGCGGTACGCTCTGAACCGTCCCGATGAAGCGCGGCAGATTTACCGGGCCGCGCTTATTTTCGGCGCCGTCGTCGGGGTCATCATCAGCGTGTTGCTGTACATAACCGCACCGCTCTTTGCGAAGCATGCGGGCGTACCGGAGAGCACGCTGGCCATCCGGGCCATTGCGCCGGCGCTGCTGCTGTTCCCGTCCATCGCGATGATGCGCGGATATTCGCAGGGGCGCAATAATATGATGGCGAACGGGATGTCGCAGATCGTGGAGCAGATCGCCCGGGTGCTGACCGCCATTCTGCTGGCATTTGTGCTGTTCCATCAAGGCTACAGCAACTCGGTTATGGCGGCGGGCGCGTCGTTCGGCAGCGTATTCGGCAGCATTGGCGCGTTCGCCATCATGCTGTATGCCGCCATCCGGCTGCACCGGGAAGACAAGGCATCGGGATTGTATGCCGCTCAGGGCGAGCGGCTGCCGCTGCTGCGCATTTATAAGGATATCTTCAGTCTGTCGATTCCGATTATTCTGTCCTCGATGACGATTCAGGCCGTCTATTTCATCGACTCCTCGCTGATTGTTCCCCTGCTTAGCGGACAGGTAGGGAATGCCGAGGCGACCCGTCTGCTGGGGATTCTCGGGCAGAAGGCGCAGAGCATCGCAGGCATTCCGCCCGTGCTGGCGATCGCGCTCAGTACTTCGCTGATCCCGGTCATCTCGGCCGCCTATGCGCGCCGGGACGAGGAGCATCTGAAGCGTCAGATTACGCTGGCGATGCGGATCGCCATCCTGACCGGCACGCCGATCGTGCTGTCGCTTGTGGTCGCGGCCTTCTCGGTCAATGGCCTGCTGTTCTCCACTCCGTCCGGCAGCGGGATGATCGCGCTGCTGACGCTCGGTACGATTTTTCAAATAACGATGACGACCTCGAACTCGATTCTGCTCGGCATGGGCAAATCGCGGATTTCCATGTTCTATGTACTGGCCGGGATTGTGGTGAAGCTGGGAGCGAGCGTGCTGCTGAGCCGGTTCATGGGTATTTACGGCATTATTATCGCTACCGCGCTGTGTTTCATCGTTATTACCGCACTTAATCTGCGGCTGTTGCGGACAATCGTGCCGTTTCAGATTATGGGCAAGCGCTGGGGCGGTTATCTGATCGCCGTGTTGGTGTCCGCCGCCGTGGGCTACGGCCTAAATGAGGCAGGCATCCATCTGGCGGGTCTTCTGCCCGACCGTGTGGCGTATTTGATTGCATGCCTGCTGACCGGTGCCAGCGTTGTCGCTTTGTATCTGGTTGTGCTGATCATCTTCGGCGTCCTGAGCGCGGCCGAGCTGTCCAGCTATCCGCGGCCTGTCCGCAAGCTGCTGAACCCGCTGATGAAGCTGCAGCCTGCACGCATGCGGGAGAAGGAATAG
- a CDS encoding thioredoxin family protein, with protein sequence MDKISSPAEFQKAIESPGLTVAVFKADWCGDCKFINPFMPDVEEKYKDKLTLVEVDVDAVGEVSQEQNILGIPSFVAYSDGKELIRFVNKLRKSRQEIEDFLDRADQVHHTIQK encoded by the coding sequence ATGGATAAAATCAGCTCTCCCGCTGAATTTCAGAAGGCGATCGAGTCGCCGGGATTGACGGTAGCGGTCTTCAAGGCGGACTGGTGCGGAGATTGCAAATTCATAAATCCGTTCATGCCGGACGTTGAAGAGAAGTACAAGGATAAGCTGACGCTTGTCGAAGTGGACGTGGATGCGGTAGGCGAGGTGAGCCAGGAACAGAATATCCTCGGCATTCCGAGCTTTGTCGCTTATTCAGACGGAAAAGAACTGATCCGGTTCGTCAACAAGCTTCGCAAATCGAGACAGGAAATCGAGGATTTCCTCGACCGGGCCGATCAGGTGCACCACACCATTCAGAAATAA
- a CDS encoding Cthe_2314 family HEPN domain-containing protein encodes MLRNLLGEPPRENSGALKEAMESMARLAALLRKDINAHPDRDQGYRRVELWTRGLMTSLDELEQSHFAAAFFRRSVQAGYMDEMNVSEQGEYARYVYFYKNGFIRVFSLLDKLGTVLNTLYDLNTARIKAHFSYFTVLRQFRNNQDHRDLCARLEEIKDRYREPMQRLRKRRNAEIHYMNSELQDDLWQLHQGVHDRIRLEDLDEHLEDLRLGIEMVCRSLSQAYGYSGRLLERRLGKSR; translated from the coding sequence TTGCTGCGAAACCTGCTGGGTGAACCGCCGCGCGAGAATTCAGGCGCGCTGAAAGAAGCGATGGAGAGCATGGCCAGACTGGCCGCTCTGCTGCGCAAGGATATAAATGCCCATCCGGACCGGGATCAAGGATACCGGAGGGTGGAGCTCTGGACCCGCGGACTCATGACCTCCCTCGACGAGCTGGAGCAGAGTCATTTCGCCGCTGCTTTTTTTCGCCGGTCGGTCCAGGCGGGGTATATGGACGAGATGAACGTCAGCGAACAGGGGGAGTATGCAAGATACGTTTATTTTTACAAGAACGGCTTCATCCGCGTCTTCTCCCTGCTGGACAAGCTGGGCACGGTGCTCAATACCCTGTATGACCTCAACACCGCCAGGATCAAGGCCCACTTCTCCTATTTCACGGTGCTTCGGCAGTTCCGTAACAATCAGGACCATCGTGATCTATGCGCAAGGCTCGAGGAGATCAAGGACAGGTACAGGGAGCCGATGCAGCGGCTGCGGAAGCGGCGGAACGCCGAAATCCACTACATGAACTCCGAGCTTCAGGACGATTTGTGGCAGCTGCACCAGGGGGTGCATGACCGCATCCGGCTTGAGGATCTGGATGAGCATCTGGAGGATTTGCGGCTTGGCATCGAGATGGTGTGCCGGTCGCTGTCGCAGGCATATGGATATAGCGGAAGACTGCTGGAACGGAGATTGGGAAAATCGAGATAA
- a CDS encoding peptidoglycan D,D-transpeptidase FtsI family protein, with amino-acid sequence MSLLGKQGANSEENVGKNTMPLRINMFFFSTFVIFCIIIIRLAVLQFVEGPTLTEVETSRDSKQVPLAATRGSILAAGGEKIAYSTPVQSLYITLTKEYTATVTDKTTGKTDFTPEAKAKVDSLAAKLVKKFNELGNPGEEKLTVQQVKDSFDLNFKKYSGYTPRRIKAGLSTKEVAFFMEHRSEYPGLEVVEENERHYDKGTVAVQTVGYMKLFKNSGSLDIYKNISYAMTKKNPEPGLIYRDDEYVGFDGLERQYQRELRGQNGYQVVSVNPQNMAEQVEKVVPPVKGNDIWMTINKNVQLKTEQAITDQLKWLHNHPVQGKTHPYAQTGYAVAMEVDTGNIVAMASMPDYDTNAWLNGTIMNIWDDIQLNNQNGAINPLISGQSGHGFSSAVWMGSTVKPLSVLIGLNEGLFTTGYYYQDKGIAYFGKAGHETSVRNSSGHVYGGMYPYQAIEHSSNVFMVDMVGNKLYKKYGSEGVNIWDKYMKEFGLGVFTGVDLPGEHRGKINYRDEAKTSSPQSALVYASFGQQGAYTAIQLAQYASTLANKGERIKPHLVSKITDPTGKTVKTFSREVLNTVKMDSSYWEEVKRGMNSKVDAFSDFPYDFARKTGTSQQDYYDKDGKHTVDNGVFIAYAPRNNPKLAVAVVIPEGGFGSNSAAPVARKIFDAYDWEYGLGGAPKKTLQQNQNTAAGGNTADQAGKSTANQ; translated from the coding sequence GTGAGCCTGTTGGGCAAGCAAGGCGCGAATTCGGAGGAGAACGTCGGTAAGAACACCATGCCCCTTCGCATCAATATGTTCTTCTTCAGCACTTTTGTCATTTTCTGCATCATTATTATCCGTCTGGCCGTATTGCAATTTGTGGAGGGGCCGACGCTGACCGAGGTGGAGACGAGCCGGGACAGCAAGCAGGTGCCGCTTGCCGCGACACGCGGCTCCATCCTGGCGGCCGGAGGCGAGAAGATCGCATACTCCACGCCTGTCCAGTCGCTGTACATTACGTTGACGAAGGAATACACGGCAACTGTAACGGACAAGACGACTGGCAAGACCGACTTCACGCCGGAGGCTAAGGCGAAGGTCGATTCGCTGGCAGCTAAACTGGTCAAAAAGTTCAATGAATTAGGGAATCCCGGCGAAGAGAAGCTGACTGTTCAGCAGGTTAAAGATTCTTTCGATCTGAACTTCAAGAAGTATAGCGGCTACACGCCGCGGCGGATCAAGGCGGGGCTGTCAACGAAGGAAGTTGCCTTTTTCATGGAGCATCGAAGCGAGTATCCGGGTCTTGAAGTGGTGGAAGAGAACGAGCGCCACTATGATAAGGGTACCGTAGCCGTCCAGACCGTCGGCTATATGAAGCTCTTCAAGAATTCGGGCAGTTTGGACATTTACAAGAACATTTCGTACGCGATGACGAAGAAAAATCCGGAGCCGGGGCTGATTTACAGGGACGACGAGTATGTCGGGTTTGACGGCCTGGAGCGTCAGTACCAACGCGAGCTGCGCGGCCAGAACGGCTATCAGGTTGTATCGGTCAATCCGCAGAACATGGCGGAGCAGGTGGAGAAGGTCGTGCCGCCTGTCAAAGGCAATGACATCTGGATGACGATCAACAAGAACGTTCAGCTCAAGACGGAGCAGGCGATTACAGATCAGTTGAAATGGCTGCACAATCATCCCGTTCAGGGCAAGACACATCCTTACGCCCAGACAGGCTATGCGGTGGCGATGGAAGTGGACACCGGGAATATTGTGGCGATGGCCAGTATGCCGGACTATGATACGAACGCCTGGCTTAACGGCACGATCATGAATATCTGGGACGATATTCAATTGAACAATCAAAATGGTGCGATCAACCCGCTCATATCCGGACAATCCGGCCACGGCTTCAGCTCAGCCGTATGGATGGGTTCGACGGTCAAGCCGCTCAGTGTGCTGATCGGACTTAACGAAGGGTTGTTCACAACCGGATATTATTACCAGGACAAAGGAATCGCCTATTTCGGTAAAGCTGGTCATGAGACCTCAGTCCGCAACTCGTCGGGCCATGTCTACGGCGGCATGTATCCTTACCAGGCCATCGAGCATTCCTCAAATGTCTTTATGGTCGATATGGTCGGGAACAAGCTGTACAAGAAGTACGGTTCCGAAGGTGTGAATATATGGGATAAATATATGAAGGAATTCGGACTCGGCGTGTTCACCGGTGTTGATCTGCCGGGAGAGCACCGAGGGAAGATTAACTACAGAGATGAGGCTAAGACCAGCAGTCCGCAGTCGGCCCTGGTGTATGCCTCTTTCGGCCAGCAGGGCGCCTATACGGCGATTCAACTGGCACAGTACGCTTCGACACTGGCCAACAAGGGCGAACGCATCAAGCCTCATTTGGTCAGCAAAATCACCGATCCGACAGGTAAGACAGTGAAGACGTTCAGCCGCGAAGTACTGAATACAGTCAAGATGGACAGCTCTTACTGGGAAGAGGTTAAACGCGGTATGAACAGTAAAGTCGATGCCTTCTCCGACTTTCCTTACGATTTCGCGCGCAAGACGGGGACCTCGCAGCAGGACTATTACGACAAGGACGGCAAGCATACCGTGGACAACGGCGTATTCATCGCCTATGCTCCGCGCAACAATCCGAAGCTGGCGGTGGCCGTTGTTATCCCCGAAGGGGGATTTGGTTCGAACAGCGCCGCCCCGGTGGCGCGGAAGATTTTTGACGCGTATGATTGGGAATATGGACTGGGCGGTGCGCCGAAGAAGACTCTCCAGCAGAATCAGAACACCGCAGCCGGTGGCAACACAGCCGATCAGGCTGGCAAGTCCACTGCAAATCAGTAA
- a CDS encoding UbiD family decarboxylase — translation MGYRNLREWIEQLRKDKDLAVIEAPVDPYLELAEIHRRVIQEEGPALLFTNVKGTPFPVVTNLFGTERRTDQAFGPRPEALMKAMMGAVETLLPPTVSGVWKEKGMLFDLLKVGVKNVSQGEAPILNVCQSTDPLKGLPRVTSWQEDGGPFVTLPLVYTESPSNPKDHNLGMYRIQIYDDQTTGVHWQIHKGGGFHHFEAEQRNEALPVSVFIGGPPALIATAIAPVPERMPELLLASLVMGGRLPMVQDPMGGHRMPAEAEFVIRGLVPPHVRRPEGPFGDHYGYYSLQHDFPILQVQRMWRRKDAIYPATIVGKPRQEDYYLGDFLQRLLSPAYPLVMPSVKFLWAYSESGSHTLASAVVRESYSREALVSAFRILGEGQLSLTKFLILTNEPVDLANFPLLLETVLERFDPAVDLFIFNNTSHDTLDYTGKRMNHGSKGVLMGVGDKKRELPRSYDEGLIPGIGDAAPYCGGCLVVSGPSFTEDPELAKRLPGILSEKNTKWPLVILVDNATETVRTQVSFLWTVFTRFNPATDIYAEAKLQQHHIGYSLPIVIDARMKPGYPDELFPREDIVELVDRNWKNYFPGGLRG, via the coding sequence TTGGGATATCGTAATTTGCGTGAATGGATAGAGCAATTGCGGAAAGACAAAGACCTTGCGGTCATCGAGGCGCCGGTCGATCCTTATCTGGAGCTGGCGGAGATTCACCGCCGGGTCATTCAGGAAGAAGGACCGGCCCTGCTGTTCACCAATGTGAAGGGTACGCCGTTCCCGGTCGTGACGAATCTGTTCGGCACGGAGCGGCGTACGGACCAGGCCTTCGGCCCGCGTCCCGAGGCGCTGATGAAAGCGATGATGGGAGCTGTGGAGACACTGCTTCCGCCGACGGTAAGCGGCGTGTGGAAGGAGAAGGGCATGCTGTTTGATCTCCTGAAGGTGGGGGTCAAGAACGTCTCCCAGGGGGAGGCGCCCATCCTGAACGTCTGCCAAAGCACGGACCCACTCAAGGGGCTGCCCCGGGTAACGAGCTGGCAGGAGGATGGCGGCCCGTTCGTGACGCTGCCGCTGGTCTATACCGAGAGCCCTTCGAATCCGAAGGATCATAACCTCGGCATGTACCGGATTCAGATCTATGACGATCAGACGACCGGTGTTCACTGGCAGATTCACAAGGGCGGCGGCTTCCACCATTTCGAGGCTGAGCAGCGTAATGAGGCGCTCCCGGTCTCCGTCTTCATCGGCGGACCGCCCGCACTCATCGCGACAGCTATCGCACCCGTTCCGGAGCGCATGCCGGAGCTGCTGCTGGCTTCCCTAGTCATGGGCGGCCGCTTGCCGATGGTGCAGGACCCGATGGGCGGCCACCGCATGCCGGCCGAAGCCGAATTCGTGATCCGCGGGCTTGTCCCGCCTCATGTCCGGCGGCCGGAGGGCCCGTTCGGCGACCATTACGGCTACTACTCCCTGCAGCATGATTTCCCGATCCTGCAGGTGCAGCGCATGTGGCGGCGGAAGGACGCCATCTATCCGGCGACCATTGTTGGCAAGCCGCGCCAGGAGGATTACTATCTCGGCGATTTCCTGCAGCGTCTGCTGTCGCCGGCCTATCCGCTCGTGATGCCGTCCGTCAAATTCTTGTGGGCGTACTCGGAATCCGGCTCCCACACGCTGGCTTCCGCCGTCGTGCGCGAGAGCTATTCCCGGGAAGCGCTCGTCTCCGCCTTCCGGATTCTGGGCGAAGGCCAGCTGTCTCTGACCAAGTTCCTGATTCTAACGAATGAGCCGGTTGATCTGGCGAATTTCCCGCTGCTGCTGGAGACTGTGCTGGAACGGTTCGATCCGGCGGTCGATCTGTTCATCTTCAACAACACATCGCATGATACGCTCGATTATACCGGGAAGCGGATGAACCACGGCAGCAAGGGCGTGCTTATGGGCGTCGGCGACAAGAAGCGCGAGCTGCCGCGCAGCTATGACGAGGGCCTGATTCCCGGCATCGGGGATGCGGCGCCTTATTGCGGCGGCTGTCTGGTCGTGTCGGGGCCTTCGTTCACCGAAGATCCCGAGCTTGCGAAGCGTCTTCCCGGCATTCTGAGCGAGAAGAACACGAAATGGCCGCTCGTCATTCTGGTCGACAACGCGACCGAAACGGTGCGGACACAGGTGTCGTTCCTGTGGACCGTCTTCACCCGCTTCAATCCGGCGACCGATATTTATGCCGAGGCGAAGCTGCAACAGCACCATATCGGGTACAGCCTGCCGATCGTCATCGACGCCCGGATGAAGCCGGGTTATCCGGATGAGCTGTTCCCCAGAGAAGATATTGTGGAACTCGTCGACCGGAACTGGAAGAATTATTTTCCCGGAGGACTGAGAGGCTGA
- a CDS encoding peptidoglycan D,D-transpeptidase FtsI family protein, protein MFRKKGADSEESGGKNTLTLRINVFFFSTFIIFCVIIIRLAVLQFVEGPTLTEVETSRDTKEVPLAAMRGSILAAGGEKIAYSTPVQSLYITLTKEYTAKVTDKTTGKTDFTPEAKARVDQLAASLVEKFNELGDPGEEKLTVEQVKDAFDLGFRKYNGYTPRRIKVGLSTKEVAYFMEHRSEYPGLEVVEENERHYDKDTVAAQTVGYMKLFKNSNSLDIYKNILNAMKQTNPEPGLMYKDDEYVGFDGLERQYQRELRGQNGYQVVSVDPQNMAEKVEKVVAPVKGDDIWMTVNKNIQLKTEQAITDQLKWLHTHPVQGKTHPYAQTGYAVAMEVDTGNIVAMASMPDYDTNKWIDGSIMDIWDKISTNYQNGTITPYSSGRSGHDFSSTVLMGSTIKPLSVLLGLNEGLFTTNDWYQDKGITYFGKAGHETSVRNASGHVYGGMDPALAIQHSSNVFMVDMVGKRLYNKYQSKGIDVWDKYMKEFGLGVSTGVDLPNEFKGQINYTNIKATGSAQASLVYASFGQQGAYTTLQLAQYVTMLANKGERIKPNLVSKITDSEGNVVKTFGREVLNTVKMDDSYWNEVKKGMNSDVDAFSDFPYDFARKTGTSQQTYYNKDTKSATNLDNGVFIAYAPRNNPKLAVAVIIPEGGFGSNSAAPVARKIFDAYDWEYGLDGVPKKSLQQNPNASATPAQ, encoded by the coding sequence ATGTTTCGCAAGAAGGGCGCGGATTCAGAGGAGAGCGGCGGCAAAAATACATTGACCCTGCGGATTAACGTGTTCTTCTTCAGCACCTTTATCATTTTCTGCGTCATCATTATCCGTCTGGCTGTGCTGCAGTTCGTAGAGGGGCCAACGCTGACTGAGGTGGAGACGAGCCGGGACACCAAAGAGGTGCCGCTTGCCGCGATGCGCGGCTCCATCCTTGCGGCTGGAGGCGAGAAGATTGCGTACTCCACGCCTGTCCAGTCGCTGTACATTACGCTGACGAAGGAATACACGGCGAAGGTCACGGACAAGACGACGGGCAAGACGGATTTCACGCCGGAAGCGAAGGCGAGGGTAGATCAACTGGCTGCCAGTCTGGTCGAAAAATTCAATGAATTAGGAGACCCCGGCGAAGAGAAGCTGACAGTTGAGCAGGTTAAGGATGCCTTTGATCTGGGCTTCCGGAAGTACAATGGATATACGCCAAGACGTATCAAGGTGGGCCTGTCGACAAAGGAAGTCGCCTACTTCATGGAGCACCGGAGCGAGTATCCGGGTCTGGAAGTGGTGGAAGAGAATGAGCGGCATTATGACAAGGATACGGTAGCTGCCCAGACGGTCGGCTATATGAAGCTCTTCAAGAACTCCAACAGCTTGGACATCTACAAGAATATTTTGAACGCGATGAAGCAGACGAATCCGGAGCCTGGCCTCATGTACAAGGATGACGAATACGTCGGCTTTGATGGTCTGGAGCGCCAGTACCAGCGCGAGCTGCGCGGCCAGAACGGCTATCAGGTCGTCTCGGTCGATCCGCAGAACATGGCGGAGAAGGTGGAGAAGGTGGTCGCGCCGGTTAAGGGCGACGATATCTGGATGACGGTCAACAAGAACATTCAGCTCAAGACGGAGCAGGCGATCACGGATCAGCTGAAATGGCTGCACACCCATCCCGTTCAAGGCAAGACGCATCCTTACGCCCAGACCGGCTATGCGGTGGCAATGGAAGTGGATACGGGGAATATCGTGGCGATGGCCAGTATGCCGGACTATGATACGAACAAATGGATTGACGGCAGCATTATGGATATTTGGGACAAAATTTCGACCAACTATCAAAATGGTACGATTACGCCGTATTCATCAGGCCGTTCCGGACATGATTTCAGTTCGACCGTGCTGATGGGGTCCACAATCAAACCGCTCAGTGTGCTGCTCGGGCTGAATGAAGGGCTGTTCACTACAAATGACTGGTATCAGGACAAAGGGATTACCTACTTCGGCAAAGCCGGACACGAGACCTCGGTCCGAAATGCATCAGGCCATGTATACGGGGGCATGGACCCGGCGCTGGCGATCCAGCATTCCTCCAACGTCTTCATGGTCGATATGGTCGGCAAAAGACTGTACAACAAATACCAGTCCAAAGGCATCGACGTCTGGGACAAGTATATGAAGGAATTCGGGCTCGGTGTCTCGACCGGAGTGGATCTGCCCAACGAGTTCAAAGGGCAGATCAACTACACGAACATCAAGGCGACAGGCAGTGCGCAGGCCTCGCTGGTCTATGCCTCTTTCGGCCAGCAGGGGGCGTATACGACCCTTCAACTGGCGCAGTATGTGACCATGCTGGCTAATAAAGGCGAACGCATTAAGCCGAATCTGGTCAGCAAAATCACGGACTCGGAAGGAAATGTCGTGAAGACGTTCGGCCGTGAGGTGCTGAACACCGTCAAGATGGATGATTCATACTGGAATGAAGTCAAGAAGGGTATGAACAGTGACGTTGACGCCTTCTCTGATTTCCCGTATGATTTTGCGCGGAAGACAGGTACTTCGCAGCAGACGTATTACAATAAGGATACGAAGAGTGCCACCAATCTGGATAACGGTGTGTTCATTGCTTATGCGCCGCGCAACAACCCGAAGCTGGCGGTGGCTGTTATTATCCCTGAAGGCGGATTTGGTTCGAACAGTGCCGCACCGGTGGCGCGCAAGATTTTTGACGCTTATGATTGGGAGTATGGACTGGACGGTGTGCCGAAGAAGAGTCTGCAGCAGAATCCGAACGCATCGGCCACACCCGCGCAGTAA
- a CDS encoding DUF456 domain-containing protein codes for MTILGWILIIALFAVGLAGAVYPILPGALAIYLGFFVHGWFFGFAPFGPWFWIIQTLIVAVLFVADYVVGAWGVKKFGGSRASVIGSTIGLIAGPFVIPAFGLIIGPLLGAFIGEMIAGSDPGKSFKVSLGSLLGLFTSTVVKVILQVTMVVLFFIWIGRF; via the coding sequence TTGACAATCCTCGGATGGATTTTGATCATTGCCCTGTTCGCGGTCGGCCTGGCCGGAGCCGTCTACCCGATTTTACCGGGAGCTCTGGCAATTTATCTGGGCTTCTTCGTCCATGGCTGGTTCTTCGGCTTCGCGCCGTTCGGTCCCTGGTTCTGGATTATCCAGACCTTGATCGTGGCGGTGCTCTTTGTCGCCGATTATGTCGTGGGAGCGTGGGGCGTCAAGAAATTCGGCGGCTCGCGCGCATCGGTAATCGGCAGCACGATCGGCCTGATTGCCGGACCGTTCGTGATTCCGGCGTTCGGGCTCATTATCGGCCCGCTGCTCGGCGCATTTATCGGCGAAATGATCGCAGGCTCTGACCCCGGCAAATCGTTCAAGGTGAGCCTGGGCTCGCTGCTCGGCCTGTTCACCAGCACCGTGGTCAAGGTGATTCTTCAGGTCACTATGGTCGTCCTCTTCTTTATCTGGATCGGCCGGTTTTAA
- a CDS encoding Cof-type HAD-IIB family hydrolase — MTAKYRLLALDMDGTLLNDEEKITPETVKWIHRAVDAGVYVCLSTGRAFRSAYPYAEQLGLKTPLVTVNGSEVWRAPHELYRRSLMDPELIKQMHAIAMEYGTWYWAYSVDAVYNKNSWDGNIDGREWLKFGYHTEDNEIRHQVLLKLQNMGGLEITNSSPFNLEINPLGVNKASGIKEVCGLLGITMEDVVAVGDSLNDLAVIQQVGLGVAMGNAQETVKQEADAVTASNNEDGIAEVIRRFILQDEAEITG; from the coding sequence ATGACCGCCAAATACCGCCTGCTTGCCCTGGATATGGATGGAACCCTGCTGAATGATGAGGAGAAGATTACCCCGGAGACGGTAAAATGGATTCACCGCGCGGTGGACGCGGGCGTGTACGTCTGCCTGTCAACCGGACGCGCGTTTCGCTCCGCCTACCCTTACGCCGAGCAGCTTGGCCTCAAGACGCCGCTCGTGACCGTCAATGGCAGCGAGGTGTGGCGCGCGCCGCATGAGCTGTACCGCCGCTCCCTGATGGACCCGGAGCTGATCAAGCAAATGCATGCCATCGCAATGGAATACGGCACTTGGTACTGGGCTTACTCGGTGGACGCCGTGTACAACAAGAACAGCTGGGACGGCAATATCGACGGCCGGGAGTGGCTGAAGTTCGGGTATCATACGGAGGACAACGAGATCCGGCATCAGGTGCTGCTGAAGCTGCAAAATATGGGGGGACTGGAAATCACCAATTCCTCGCCTTTCAATCTGGAGATTAATCCGCTGGGCGTCAACAAGGCGTCCGGAATCAAAGAAGTCTGCGGTCTGCTCGGCATCACGATGGAGGATGTTGTCGCGGTGGGCGACAGCCTCAATGACCTGGCCGTTATTCAACAGGTCGGCTTGGGCGTCGCCATGGGCAACGCCCAGGAGACGGTTAAGCAGGAAGCCGATGCGGTTACCGCGAGCAATAACGAAGACGGCATTGCCGAAGTGATCCGCCGCTTCATCCTGCAGGACGAAGCGGAGATTACGGGCTAG